The Flavobacterium piscisymbiosum genome includes a region encoding these proteins:
- a CDS encoding DUF4274 domain-containing protein, protein MEELFNKKNKNRVLKAVNGEMSYQKLNAAELHQFVQHWNYDDGIEPFLWIIKQKHLDKGTALCLYWMLQPDYFCKFKNEEDIKEDINYESYPLIKEIEERYISGFYEEENFSFDPQEEFLDENSNTKCIPPEMLEKSPGTVFERQDIEFAFLRNPNEKELKTINTKIADAVKIIQISNPDFVYDKTDDAINAIIESVEHWKTKELGKVKIKNLSYLWMDCVHKKHNWNWVIWDWETGNNIGVANATKELTCLADTIINHTIDGFQQSSIISDLYQDLAGVNNFYDLKKDPYSGIGLLFSTDHLKFRV, encoded by the coding sequence ATGGAAGAATTATTTAATAAGAAAAACAAAAACCGAGTTCTTAAAGCCGTAAACGGAGAAATGTCGTATCAAAAATTAAATGCTGCCGAATTGCATCAATTTGTACAGCATTGGAATTATGATGATGGAATCGAACCTTTTCTATGGATCATCAAACAAAAACATCTGGACAAAGGAACAGCGCTTTGTTTGTATTGGATGTTGCAGCCGGATTATTTCTGTAAATTCAAAAATGAAGAAGACATAAAAGAAGATATTAATTATGAAAGTTATCCATTAATAAAAGAAATTGAAGAAAGATATATTTCCGGCTTTTATGAAGAGGAAAATTTTTCTTTTGATCCTCAAGAAGAGTTTTTGGATGAAAATTCTAATACAAAATGTATTCCGCCAGAAATGCTGGAAAAATCACCAGGAACTGTTTTCGAACGACAAGATATTGAGTTTGCTTTTTTAAGGAATCCCAACGAGAAAGAATTGAAAACAATCAATACGAAGATTGCAGATGCTGTAAAAATCATTCAGATTTCAAATCCCGATTTTGTTTATGATAAAACTGATGATGCGATTAACGCTATAATTGAAAGCGTTGAACATTGGAAAACAAAAGAATTAGGGAAGGTAAAAATTAAGAATCTCTCTTATTTATGGATGGATTGCGTTCATAAAAAACACAACTGGAATTGGGTTATTTGGGATTGGGAAACCGGAAATAATATAGGAGTTGCAAATGCTACGAAAGAATTGACGTGTTTGGCAGATACTATTATAAACCATACCATAGATGGATTTCAGCAATCTTCGATAATTTCAGATTTATATCAGGATCTGGCCGGAGTAAATAATTTTTATGATTTGAAAAAAGATCCTTATAGCGGAATTGGTTTGCTTTTTAGTACAGATCATTTGAAATTTAGAGTATAA